In Danio rerio strain Tuebingen ecotype United States chromosome 18, GRCz12tu, whole genome shotgun sequence, the genomic window AGAGACCAAAGGCCGTTTGACATGCTTCACAGAGAGTGGAGTATTTCCAACAAAAGGACATCACGACAAATACAGTTTTACTACTGCTCGAGTCATTGATCGCAATGCAAAAATGACTGTTGTGCAGGTTAGTGAAGTATTCATGAGattaaaaatagtattttcaATTAGCCTATATAAAAGTGATTGGTTGAAAACAGTAGTCATGTACTGTTTTCCACTTTATAACGGCAAAGGTTATTAGCATTAGCGATAAGATGCTATTTTCTTTTGATTATTTCagctttaaataaattaacaactAAAAATGTCTGTCTGCTCACAAAGGAtgcattatttaaacaaaaatagacTAAAACCATAGTACTGTAAAATAACTAGTTTTCTGTATGACTGCAAAAgtagagagaaagaaaaatattgttaattgaaAGTTAAACTGAATGCTTTTATGTTCGGGGTATTTTCAGCCTATTATCCTGCTAAATGTTACTTACCATCTTTGTGTTTATAAAAAAGGTCACTGCAGATCTTACACGGACAACAAtttcaaatataatttataattagttTTCTGTGTGAATATAGTTGAAAATACAGTCTTTTGTTATTTACAAACCTTCACAAAAGCATCAACACAACGGTTTTAAGTGTCGCATAATCCTCCTGAGTACATTGCTGGTTTGCTTCTCTATTATAAGGATTTATTACCTTTAGTATTGGTTATTATCCATGTTGAAAACATTTTCGTTTGTGAAACAGTTTAGTTTTAGGACTCTTAGATAAATTgaaattgtttaaatatatttgaaaatgtatcttttttaaTCAAGTTGATGAGTTATTGATTAtcaattttttaaagaaaaagaatTCTGTCTTTTGCAGCGCTGCACAAGATGTCGTTTctgcatcgatattgcaatgtgatcagtcacaatagtcacatcgcaggaaatatgcaatgttgagtttgtattataatttatcatctgcatgtgtttttgatgcctgtgattgtataaggattttaaaagcattcagctATTATAcattgtaccatttgtgaccttaactacAATTAATttcattgaattatttttattattcagttactgtacttgaatactgttagactcaggAAAcgaataaaacactttatttaaattgtatctttttcttgattgtgtTTTATAGATTGTTAAGcgtgaaaatactcacaacacatgcaaacacagaaatgcactgcaaatagcaaagACCACAACAAAAATGTGTCAGTGGACCCGAAAATTGTTTAGATCAttcattagattttatggagacaatttaacattatataacttaatataatttaacattatacattttttccAAATAGATATatgaagtcatctggtgaaattgtaatcATGTCGAAATacatatcacaaaataaaaaatattgcaatgttagatttttccaatatcgcacAGCCCTTGTCTTTTGTAATGTgacttttaaatgtattgtttcatgaatgtttttttaacattgcAAATGATCATATATGTGCAGCAAATTGGGGTTTgttgaaatataaatatacacgCTCATATTATTCAGTGCAACATTTTCTTgtcaatttaataattataaataagttCATCCTCCTCTGACAATGAAAGAGAAGTTTTAAACCTTTAACCATCCTTTTAATTGTTTGATATCTTCCCGTTTTTAAAAGAGGAAGATATTATTACCTTAGTAACCTACAGTGCATGATCACACTGTGAATGTaggtgtgtatgagagagagagagagagagagagagggggtaggtgTGTGAAAGAGTGACAGAAACTTTTATCAGTACAGACTGAATTGCCAGGCAGTGACAGCACCTGCATGACCTGTTCCTGTTCTTGTGTCTCCACTTTCATTTTCTAGTGACATTTTCATAAAATCAACTTATTTTATACTGAGAAGAAATGGCGGATTTTCCTGGGAAGGTCAGCACTCAGACCAGCTCACAAGAGCCTCAGAGAAGTTTTGCAATCTCATCAAGTGTTGACATGGGTTTTATCAAGAGCATTCCTGGAATACTGCTTATAGCCGAGATCGTAAGTACTAAAAACTGTAAATTGATCTTTTCATTTAAAAGTCTCTTTTTTAGCGTATAGAAAACTATTTGCTTCTGCTGTCATAATAGGCTCACACCCACTTTTCTGTTCCGTGACTtcagttttcaaaaacaatcaAGCATTTATGAAACAGCAGGGCTGTATAGGTGTTGGTTGATAAGAAACTAACCAGGGCAGTACTGTGGATTACGGTCATCATTGTTCTTATGGTTATGATATTATTTAAACAGTCCTGCATGTTTGTACAGGGTTACGTTTGTGTTAGGTGTGTTTCCACATTGAGCCTATTCATACAGTTAAAAGTAGATAAAGCAGCAGTCATATCAACATATTCATGTGTAAACttatttactattaatatatttaaatgattgatttattACAGTAAAGATCAGTCCTTATGATGTTTTCCCACTGGTCAATGCTTTACTAACACACTCCCATTAATGCAAACACAGTACATATGTAGCTGGCTTTAAAGCActgtaaatataaaagaaatataacTGAACTTCAGTGAATATTTGATCTGAGGTGTGTCTATGGAGTCAGAGACAGTTGTTATTTGGGGGTGTCTTGTGTCAGACACATGGCAGATATCTGAGACCTTTATCAGATGAATAATACATTGTGAACTTTTGAAATTCATTGTGCAAATGGATGCCACTAGCATTGTCTGTTCCTATggggaaaaaggaaaaaaacgaACTCATCCTCAAGTAGTTCCAAAGTTTTttatgctgcttgttcaagctacttatctAATGTGcgttgaaccaacacaattctttagttttgtatttggacaacttaattgttttaggttcagtccacttaaatttgtaaaaacgattaagctgacttaatttgtgttgggacatcatGTAGGAATCGTgtgcatgttttacattgtagaaGATAATTCAAAGAAAGCGAAAAACCAGTAACCACCgacatccattgtaggaaaaacaaataatatgaagGTCAAAGGTTACcgctttccagctttcttcaaaatatcttattttgtgttcaacagaagaaagtcaaacaggtttggaacaggtGGAGGATgagggatgagtaaatgatgacagaattttccagttttgggtgaactgtccctttaaaggaTTACTTTAAATTCATCAATTAAACCCCCAAATGACTTTTTCAAATTTGTATGACATACTTTTGTCCAACTggttgacatggtggctcagttgttagcactgtcgcctcatgactagaaggttgctgctttgagtcccagctgggtcagttggcattttctgtcaggagtttgcaagttctccctgtgctcgtgtgggtttcctccgaatgctccagtttcccccacaagtccaaagacatgctcttttagtaaattgaataaactaaattggccatagtgtctgaatgagtgtgtatgggtgtttcacagtactggcttgcagctggaagggtatccactgcgtaaaacatatgctggaatagatggTAGTATAaccggcaacccctgataaataaagagactaagccacagggaaaatgaatgaacgaaactTTCGTCCAAACATAGGAGTCAAAAGAGGATATTTCTAAAAACATCTCAGTATTTAGTTTTACTCTATAAAGCCAATGAGTTTCAAAGTTGTTTTTGACTCCACTGATGCAGAAAAATCTTGTGTGTCACACAAGCTTCACATGTTAAAATCACATGTGAAAAATGTGGTTTTGAAATATGTGAACAGCAGAAATGACTTATTACATCATACATAAGTACATGCTTTCAAAACTTAATATGTTGCTAAAAAAAAGAATGACAACACTTAAGTTTGTATGATATAAGTTTAGTGTTATCTAGGGCATTACAACACCCCTAAAGGGATATAGTTCACTCATGAAAATTCTttgatcatttactcatcctccacttgtttcaaacctgtttgtgctttttttcttctgttgaactaaaatgaagatatactgaagactactggaaagcagcagccattgatGTTCATAGTATATTCTGTTCTTGCTATGGATGTCAATTGCATTTTttcttcaacattcttcaaaatatcaaatatcttgttttgtgttcaccagaagaAATTGATTGATAAAAGATTTGAACAACTTGagtgtaatatatacatacacacagaattattagccccccttcaattttttttcctcaaatacttctcaaatgatgtttaacagagcaaggaaattttcacagtatgtctgatgttattttttcttctggagaaagtctcatttgttttattttgactagaataaaagccgttattaattttttaaataccattttaaggtcaaaattattagccctttaagctatatatttttttcagtggtctacagaacaaaccatcattataaaataacttgcctaattaccctaacctgcctagtttacctaattaaccttgttaagcctttaaatggtactttaaaagctgtatagaagtcttttgaataatatctaataaaatgttatttactgtcatgagtgtcatcattcatttattcatttttctttttggcttagtccctttattaatccggggccgccacagcggaatgaaccaccaacttatccagcacatgttttatgcagcgaatgtccttccagccgcaacccattttctgggaaacatctatacacactctactgtcatcatgacaaagataaaataaatcagttattagaaattagttattaaaattattatgtttataagtgtgttgaaaaaatattctctccattaaacagaaattgaggaaaaatgtAAAGAGaatggctaataattcaagggggctaataattcaggctttaactgtatataaaactttcagtttcaatttactttcACACATTTCAGTACTGCTACATTATGGATTTCTGcctgaaaaacatgacattatttaGCTTTCTCTAGAAACCGAATAGTATACTGTATCACTGCAGTCTTTTCTTATAAAGAAGAGCACATTACGTAAAAAAGAATATATGAAAAGATGACGTTATGACCAATTTTGAAAAGTCATGGCGATTTTATGGAAAAACAAAAGTTATTGATTTGAAGCCTTTTTTGGGAAGCCACTTGTCTTTTGTGTTTCTTATTAAGATaacatttacaaaaacatttcaacaagcatttttaaaattatacaagATTCTACTTCACATTTTAAGTCAATTTAATGTagtgaaaaataaaatgacattgtGACTTTCAAAGTTCAGACAAAAGCAGTTTAAATGCTACCAAATATCTTAAATTCAGCagcaattttaatttaaaaaaagcaatttcAGCATAGCAaagttttattgtttataatgTCTGATTCAAAGAACTTTGTTTAATCCAGGGCTGCCCAAACTTTTcagtatgaagggccaaaatccaaatattgagagctgtgggctgaaaataaataccaaactatattacaatTAAAGTTGCCATACatcattttctaatttatttcataatatttataaatagaaagCATTATTTTGAATCACAATAACTAATGTAGTATGACATTTTATAACGTTACAttaaaaacaatcacatttataacagcgTAGTTCAGTGCTGAGTACACTAGTCAAGAATCTGCCTTTTGCCTTTACaacaaagtctctgcattgtcctctatccgtcaggtgacagtatgtacttttaaactaaatatgactcatttcagttatttatagcttaacaataaaacaaaccaaaaaaggttaaaaacaaaaattgaaaCGACAATCTTTAAACCATCCCAATCATTTTCCccctcttctcagatgggatggtgggccaaatcaaaggttaccatggaccAAACTTGGCCTGTgtgccctagtttgggcatctctggtttaatCATTTCATTCATCATATATCAGTATTGAGCAGCACAGTTGTATAATATGATCTCCATTATCTGTTAAGGTTGTTGGATTATTAGTGTGGACGCTGATTGCCAGTACTCCCCATTACTTGATACCTGCTTTAGGCTGGGTGTTGTTTGTGAGCATTACTCTGTGGCTTCTGAGCATTGCCCTGCTGGTTATCCTGTTGCTGAGTCTTCATCAGCGGTTACCCTCGGTGCCCTGGCCTTTGGTGGTGAGACTCTTTGACTATTCATGAAGGAGGGAACATTTCTATAACAAGATTTATTCATCAAATCAGGTTTATAATCCCTTTTCTCTCTTGTAGCTGTTGGTATTCTATTCTGTCGCAGCTCTTTTGTATCTCACTGCCTTTCTGGCTAATGCTGCAACTGTTCCTGGTGGGTATTACCAGGGTCATCTAGGAGCCTCTGCGGTGAGTGAAAACATCTACACATTCACATGAGCTACACTACACTATGAGTTGAAAGAGTTTAAAAATTAAGAAAGAGGTAAAAGagtttaaaattaagtaaagctTATCTGTGAAACACTCACTGATGATTTCAGCATGACATCACACAGCGCACCCAGGTCAGGTGATTTAGTAAGAGCAGCggacacacacccacacatacatacatatgaaagacataagaattattagcccccctttgaacgtttttcttttttaaaatcttttccaaattatatttaacagagcaaggacatgttcacagtatgtctgataatatttttcttctggagaaagtgttgttttttttatttcagctagaataaaagcagttattattattttttttaaaaacattttaaggtcaaaattattagcccccttaagctatatatgtaGCTATATATGTGGAGTTTAAGTCTCCACATATATAGctacaaaccattgttatacaataacttacctaattaccctaacctgcctagttaatctaattaacctagttaagcctttaaatgtccctttaagctgtatagaagtgtctggaaaaatatctagtcaaatattatttactttcatgaCGGCAaagtttaaacaaaacagttattagagaaaagtttttaaaactattatttttagaaatttgttgaaaaaaatcaacatggaggccaataattctgacttcaactacatacatacattcacatATAGAGCTATATAGCATTCCtaataacatttgttttcacataatatgtgtgtgctctgtgtatatttattttggatatataaatacacacatgcatgcatatatttaagcaaatgtttatatttatgataTATGCATATGATATAAATTTAGATACCCATTTGACAAATTTTGTATAGATTTAATTAAAGTATGTGTTTGTGTCACatatagataataaatatataaaatacacacacatattatgtcaaAATAACTTTTATTGTGGATGCAATTAATGTTATCTTGTGATAATCTTTGCCCAGctgtaatatacacacacacacagacacacacacacacacatacatatacatatatacattcatacagatacatgcatatacatgtacacattgttcaaaatgttaaatttttcaaataatttgcACAAGATGATTATATAGGTATTAGCattcaaatcaataaaaaaaaattcttgtgcACCAAATCAGCATGTTCAAATTTTTCTGAAGGATCAAGTGAccgtgaaagaaaaaaaatagtctaaaatgtattattttacctcaataatatttaatatgaagTGTTAcggggcacagtgggtagcataatcgcctcacagcaaaaaggttgctggttcgagccccggctgggttagttggcatttttgtgtgaagtttgcatgttctcccaagtttgtgtgagtttcctacgggtgctccggtttccctcacagtccaaagagatgggCTATAGGAGAAATGAATAagtagtgtatgtctgtgaaagagtgtgtatgggtgtttgccagtgttggattgctgctggaagggcatccgctccgtaaaacatatgcgggataaattggtggttaattctgcgaccccggattgataaagggactaagccgaaaaggaatgaataatatttaatgtCATTTGATCAACACTTAAAAATCAAAAATTTTGAACATTATTATATAATACCaattatataatacaaaaaattgaTTGATGCATGTCGTTGTGACAAAGCATCTGAAAACTTCACCTGTATAAAGCATGCTTCCCCACTCGTATTACACAATGCAGTGTTTAGAGATCAAATAAAAGGCTTTTAGGAGCTTCTTACAATGTAAAACTGTCAAGCAAGTTGCAGAGCAAGGTATGTGTGTTTACAGGCCCATTAAAATCACTTAGGCCAAAGTCCAGTTTAAATTACCCATAAGCACATGACAAACTCCACCATAATGCACAACAGTAGAGGAGCGCAATCAACCTTTTATACCTCATCCATGTGTAAAGGTCAACTCCTTAGGTTTCTAAGTTAATACAACATCTTTAAATCAACATATAAAGTGGAAATTACAATTAAAGAACATCTCGTTTCAAAAATAACCTTCATCGTGAGGGTGGGtaattaataactgaattatcatttttgtgtaaactaccCATTTAACATACATTTCTACTTACAGTTCTTTGGTATAGTGGAGACCCTGTTATACACAGCCAGCAGCTACTTTGCCTATTTGGGCTGGAGGGGTGAAGGGCAGAACGCAGCAGGGAGCACGGTGCCCGTGTAGAGCATCTCATCGTCTGGATAACACTCACATTCTCTGTATGAGAACACTTGGAAGAGGATTATTACTCAGGTTATTGCTGAAACTCATCTTCGGTGATGTCTGACAGTCTTAATGGTGCAAAGCGTAATTGCTATGGTTTATAACATGGACACTGTGTACTGAGAGTCACCATCCTGCATATGCAGGGctcagattttatttttacatttttgtttttgttttttttaagaaagaaatGAATTGTTCTATGCAAAAGGGATGCATTTGTTTAATCAGGAGTGACAGTGatattctattttaaataaatgcgtCCTTGGTGAAatgaaaagcattttaaaaagcccaagtttttaaacaatatactgtttttttatacACACTGAACGACTTGAGAAAACATGTATTTAAGAGGTAAAGTTGTTGTCTTGGTGTAAATCTGCACTTGATGTATTTGATTGGAGCATAAACATATTTGGATAAAATACGATTAAAGAACCACTGTATTTATTTCTTCAACTGACATGTTCAAATATGTCTATATATACAAATAGTAAACAAATATACACAATTTACGAAACATTCATCTAGTCAGAACAACACAGTCTAGGAGGAGTGAAAAGGCTGAAATTTGCACTATTCAAAACAGGCTATTTTGAGTCATTCTGCTTCTCAGAACGTATAAGAGCAATCCAAAACTTGACTCAACATCATATTAAAAATCTATGAGATTATTTGCATTGTTATggttaaaatatagatttttcagattttttttaacctagGGAAGCTTTGTGAATGAATAAAAGGGTCTTTAAAAACTGTCATCACATCAGGCACATTTTATAATACTTTCTACTGAAAAGCCCTTTATGGTTGTCAAGCGAAAGTCGTCATCTttgtatacaattatatattaaaCTGTGGGGTTCTTAATATGCAATAAAGTAGCAGCTTTACATGCACATCACCATATTCTTATTTTTGCTGCTCTGTAGGCCAAAAAGGCATGAATATTGAGTCCATCATAAGAATACTGCAAGAAGAATCATACAGGATAAGCTGACAGTTCACCTGACTGTGACGTTTAAACATTAACCTTAAACCAAACACAGATTCCCATTGGAGAGGTTACCATAACATGACTGTTTGTTTTGGGATGCATCAGAAAGGCTTGTTCAATAAATATTCATCTTTTTGTAAATAAGCGTAATCATTTGTGCCACTTAAACAAGTTCATTTACTTTAAATCTTCGCATTTAGCTGGCTCAGATGGACTGTGAGGCCATGCTGGGGGTCAAAGGTGAAGCCGAGGAAGAATTTAAAGACTTTACCACTAGTCCGGTGCTAAGATCCAATCCTCTGCCCTCCTTTTCCTATAAAAATAAGATTGAGTGAATGAGCTTCGGCCACACATTATGAGTAGGTTTATTACATCTCATAGTTTAAGGGGCAAAGTTTCATTGTAGTAGGTTTACTTACAGCTCTGTAGTCAGTGAACATCTCTTTAAAGGCCATAAAATCAGTGAAAGTAAGCAGCATGTCAAGTATGTCACCTGAGACCTCATCTTTGTGCTGTCTATTTGAAAGAAGAAGGTTTACAAATTAACGAGGAACAGTAATGTAGGTCATCGGTATAGAATAACTCCATCTAGCGGTAGATTATTTGTATTACAAGAAGACGTTTAAAAAGCAGGTGTTTTCAAATTGGGGTCAGCAAGATAAAGAAAATTGGCCCATTGAAACCCAAACATTACAAACCCAAATATCTGAGTGCCATAGTTTTATACATGTtaataaatattagaaaaattttaaatgaacattttaaccATTCCTTACTAAATATTGCCAATACACACTCTATACTCtatatacactttattaggtacacctgtccaactgcctgTTAAGATTGGAAAaaggttgcctggtctgatgagtcgatttctgctgtgacattaggATTGTAGGGATTTggtgtaaacaacatgaaagcatggatccatcctgccttttatcaacggtttaggctagtgatggtggtggtgtaatggtgtgggggatattttgttGGCACACTCTGGGcccgttagtaccaattgaacacTTTGTCAACGCCactgcctacctgagtattgttgctgaccatgtccatctctttatgactcCAATGTACCAATCTTCTCATGAtagctacttccaacaggataatgcgccatgtcataaagggtgaatcatctcagactggtttgttgaagatgacaatgagttcactgtactcaaatgacccctacagtcaccagatctcaatccaagagagcaccattgggatgtggtggaatgggagatttgcatcatggacgtgcagccgacaaatctgcagcaactgtgtgatgctaacatgtcaatatggaccagaatctctgaaaaatattttcagtaccttgttgaatctatgcaacgaaggattaaggcagttctggaggCAAAAGTTGGTCCAAACCAGTAcaggtaaggtgtacctaataaagtgtctggtgagtattttggtgcatttaaacaaaatgcagTTTTGTTTTACAGTTAGATCCATTCCATTAAAAGTGTGGTCACCTAACATAGTAAGAAATAATAaggttatatatttaaaaactacaaacttttttgaatgtttctcttggtttttcctgtttaaaatattatttaatattttctcccAACATAGTAATTTGAGTCTACTATTTGTTGGACTGtgatcttagttttttttttttttgttagattagttcaaGATTTGGATTTAGTACTGGCTAATTAATGTTTATACataaacatatgattgtaaagcatgatatagaaaatattaatttaaaagagagatctgtgaggggtgtacttgtttatgctgggcactgtatataatatttaaatacaaatatatagcTGCCTTTGAATAAGAAGGCTAGGATATTGTCTATTGTTTACTGTTTATAACTGTTTTTGTACCTTTAACAGTAAGCATATAtgataataaaatactaaat contains:
- the pllp gene encoding plasmolipin — protein: MADFPGKVSTQTSSQEPQRSFAISSSVDMGFIKSIPGILLIAEIVVGLLVWTLIASTPHYLIPALGWVLFVSITLWLLSIALLVILLLSLHQRLPSVPWPLVLLVFYSVAALLYLTAFLANAATVPGGYYQGHLGASAFFGIVETLLYTASSYFAYLGWRGEGQNAAGSTVPV